A single genomic interval of Spirosoma linguale DSM 74 harbors:
- a CDS encoding transglutaminase domain protein (PFAM: transglutaminase domain protein; transglutaminase domain protein~SMART: transglutaminase domain protein~KEGG: scl:sce0285 hypothetical protein): protein MHLHVRHTSEYTYDIPVALSPQTLYLYPRTYPYQRLLTYDLVIDPQPSRIVRNIDVEGNVQQVVYFNHPTSHLHVTAEMELQSDEFNSFDFVLFPFETQRVPFQYPKAVEDLLQPYLKRVGVSEKVENWARQLAADADGQTTAFLILLNQTIRQFTYEIRELGAPFPPEQTLTLQKGSCRDYTTLFMAACRSMGLAARFVSGYLFGNPQQEHQLHAWVEVYLPGAGWRGFDPTQGSLVVNRHIFLTSTAKPELAAPISGTFQGHANSVLRSELQFI, encoded by the coding sequence ATGCACCTTCACGTTCGGCATACATCCGAATACACGTACGATATTCCCGTTGCCCTTAGTCCGCAAACGCTCTATCTGTATCCGCGAACTTATCCTTACCAGCGCCTGCTAACGTATGACCTGGTTATTGATCCACAGCCATCCCGGATTGTGCGTAACATCGATGTGGAAGGGAATGTGCAGCAGGTGGTTTATTTTAATCATCCGACCTCCCACCTGCACGTAACGGCAGAGATGGAACTTCAGTCCGACGAATTCAATTCATTCGATTTCGTGCTGTTTCCATTCGAAACCCAGCGGGTTCCTTTTCAGTACCCGAAAGCAGTAGAAGACTTACTGCAACCCTATCTGAAACGGGTGGGCGTATCCGAAAAAGTGGAGAACTGGGCCAGGCAACTGGCCGCCGACGCCGATGGGCAAACCACCGCTTTCCTGATCCTGCTGAACCAGACCATTCGGCAGTTCACCTACGAAATCCGTGAGTTAGGGGCTCCTTTTCCGCCGGAACAAACCCTGACATTACAGAAAGGATCGTGCCGGGATTATACAACGCTGTTTATGGCTGCCTGCCGAAGTATGGGGCTAGCCGCACGCTTTGTCAGTGGCTATTTATTTGGGAATCCACAACAGGAACATCAGCTTCATGCCTGGGTGGAGGTTTATCTGCCCGGCGCTGGCTGGCGCGGCTTCGACCCCACACAGGGCTCACTGGTCGTTAACCGGCACATATTTCTGACGTCGACTGCCAAACCCGAGTTAGCAGCTCCCATAAGCGGTACTTTTCAGGGACATGCCAACTCCGTACTCCGCTCGGAGCTTCAATTTATCTGA
- a CDS encoding GMP synthase, large subunit (TIGRFAM: GMP synthase, large subunit; GMP synthase, small subunit~PFAM: GMP synthase domain protein; glutamine amidotransferase class-I~KEGG: glo:Glov_1901 GMP synthase) — protein sequence MATEQILILDFGSQYTQLIARRVRELNVYCEIHPYNHLPTITPDVKGIILSGSPSSVRDADAPDVHLAAFRHKMPLLGICYGAQLLAHTNGGEVKASAIREYGRAKLGTVDGESPLLKGIDPHSQVWMSHADTITSVPENFSIIASTDTVHVAAFQVDNEPTYGIQFHPEVTHSLQGKMLLHNFVVDICGCSQNWTAESFAETTIAQLKQKLGDDKVVLGLSGGVDSSVAAMLIHQAIGKNLYCIFVDNGLLRKDEFLGVLDSYKTLGLNVKGVDAKDQFYTALAGLTDPEAKRKAIGKTFIDVFDHEAHLIEGVSWLGQGTIYPDVIESVSVKGPSATIKSHHNVGGLPDFMKLKVVEPLNTLFKDEVRAVGRTLGLPDAILGRHPFPGPGLAIRILGDITPEKVDILQQVDALFIDGLKREGLYDKVWQAGAMLLPVQSVGVMGDERTYERVVALRAVTSVDGMTADWAHLPYEFLADVSNEIINRVKGVNRVVYDISSKPPATIEWE from the coding sequence ATGGCCACCGAACAGATTCTGATCCTGGATTTCGGTTCGCAGTATACTCAACTCATTGCCCGCCGGGTGCGCGAACTGAATGTTTACTGCGAAATCCATCCTTACAATCATCTTCCAACTATTACGCCCGACGTTAAGGGTATCATCCTCTCCGGTAGTCCATCGTCCGTTCGCGATGCCGACGCACCTGACGTTCACCTGGCTGCTTTTCGGCATAAAATGCCGCTGCTGGGTATTTGTTACGGGGCTCAACTGCTGGCACATACCAATGGCGGAGAGGTAAAAGCATCGGCTATACGGGAGTATGGCCGAGCTAAGCTGGGTACTGTCGACGGCGAAAGCCCACTCCTGAAGGGAATCGACCCGCACTCTCAGGTATGGATGTCACACGCTGATACCATCACGAGCGTTCCGGAAAATTTCAGCATTATTGCCTCAACGGACACCGTTCATGTGGCGGCCTTCCAGGTGGATAACGAACCTACGTACGGTATACAGTTTCACCCGGAGGTGACCCACTCACTCCAGGGTAAAATGCTGCTGCATAATTTTGTGGTCGACATTTGTGGTTGTTCGCAAAACTGGACGGCCGAATCATTTGCCGAAACCACCATAGCGCAGCTAAAACAGAAACTGGGCGATGATAAAGTCGTACTGGGGCTGTCGGGTGGCGTCGATTCATCGGTGGCGGCTATGCTTATTCACCAGGCCATCGGTAAAAATCTGTACTGTATTTTTGTTGATAATGGGCTGCTTCGGAAAGATGAGTTCCTGGGCGTACTGGACTCTTATAAAACGCTGGGCCTTAATGTGAAAGGGGTCGATGCGAAAGACCAGTTCTACACCGCCCTGGCAGGACTGACCGATCCGGAAGCAAAGCGCAAAGCGATTGGAAAAACATTTATCGACGTATTCGATCATGAGGCCCACCTGATAGAAGGTGTATCCTGGCTGGGGCAGGGGACGATTTACCCCGACGTTATCGAATCGGTTTCGGTAAAGGGCCCGTCGGCAACTATCAAGTCGCACCATAACGTGGGCGGCCTTCCCGACTTCATGAAATTGAAAGTTGTGGAGCCACTTAACACCCTGTTTAAAGATGAAGTACGTGCCGTAGGCCGGACACTGGGTTTACCCGACGCAATTCTGGGACGGCACCCGTTCCCCGGTCCTGGACTGGCAATTCGTATTTTGGGCGATATCACCCCCGAAAAAGTTGATATTCTTCAGCAGGTCGACGCGTTGTTCATTGACGGACTAAAGCGCGAAGGCTTATATGATAAAGTATGGCAGGCTGGCGCTATGCTGTTGCCGGTGCAATCGGTCGGCGTAATGGGCGATGAGCGTACGTACGAGCGGGTCGTTGCACTTCGGGCAGTTACAAGCGTTGATGGTATGACCGCCGACTGGGCGCATCTTCCTTACGAGTTCCTGGCCGATGTATCCAACGAAATCATCAATCGCGTAAAAGGGGTCAACCGTGTTGTGTATGACATCTCCTCCAAGCCCCCTGCAACCATCGAGTGGGAATAA
- a CDS encoding conserved hypothetical protein (KEGG: mxa:MXAN_6196 hypothetical protein) encodes MALTLIGVLVSVVTWAQGDKANRPSPPAMASGKVNGASIVISYGSPSVKGRPVWDAGSTLAPYGKVWRSGANEATTFETDKDIMVEGKALPAGKYAFFTIPGESEWTVIFNKVANQWGAFKYDQAQDALRVTAKPIKSAQMSERLVYDVTGKGIVLKWEHIELPVAIK; translated from the coding sequence ATGGCCTTAACCCTGATTGGGGTATTAGTTAGCGTAGTAACCTGGGCGCAGGGAGACAAAGCCAACCGCCCCAGTCCACCCGCTATGGCGAGTGGTAAAGTAAATGGTGCCTCCATTGTTATCAGTTATGGCAGCCCATCGGTAAAAGGACGACCTGTCTGGGATGCAGGGAGCACACTGGCTCCTTATGGAAAAGTATGGCGATCGGGGGCAAACGAGGCTACAACATTCGAAACGGATAAGGATATTATGGTAGAAGGAAAAGCGCTGCCCGCTGGCAAATACGCCTTCTTTACTATCCCTGGCGAGAGTGAATGGACCGTTATCTTTAATAAAGTAGCCAATCAGTGGGGAGCGTTCAAATACGACCAGGCTCAGGATGCACTCCGGGTAACGGCCAAGCCCATCAAATCTGCCCAAATGAGCGAGCGACTTGTTTATGATGTGACTGGTAAGGGCATTGTATTAAAGTGGGAGCATATTGAATTGCCTGTTGCTATAAAATAA
- a CDS encoding putative proteasome-type protease (KEGG: met:M446_6767 putative proteasome-type protease) — translation MTYCLGIKVASGLVAIADRRLTSGSEVSSNRKISVHEVENHSLFIMTSGLRSVRDKAITYFKEVLSEQDRSFNKLYKAVNAFGEQVKRVALEDKTSIVASGLNFNLNAIVGGQLEDDEEHKLFMLYPEGNWVEVDQGSPFKIIGNSGYGKPLLFRNLSYESSMADALKIGFLAFDATRVSANDVDYPLDVVIYPKNSFHMTEYRLEKEDMDEISHQWSALLGNSVRKVPTYWMDPIFEKVKAAQR, via the coding sequence ATGACATATTGTTTAGGAATTAAAGTTGCCTCGGGTCTGGTTGCCATCGCTGACAGACGGTTAACCTCGGGTTCTGAAGTATCATCGAACCGGAAGATCTCGGTTCATGAGGTTGAGAACCACTCGCTGTTTATCATGACATCGGGTTTACGTTCTGTACGCGACAAAGCGATCACTTACTTTAAAGAAGTACTTTCCGAACAGGACCGCTCCTTCAATAAACTGTACAAAGCTGTCAATGCGTTTGGCGAGCAGGTAAAACGGGTAGCGCTGGAAGATAAAACATCTATCGTAGCCAGCGGGTTAAACTTTAACCTGAATGCTATTGTAGGTGGTCAACTGGAAGATGACGAAGAACATAAATTGTTTATGCTCTATCCCGAAGGCAACTGGGTGGAAGTTGACCAGGGATCGCCGTTTAAAATAATCGGCAATTCAGGTTATGGCAAACCGCTGCTCTTCAGGAACCTATCGTACGAATCGTCGATGGCCGACGCGTTGAAAATCGGGTTTCTGGCTTTCGATGCCACCCGTGTCAGCGCCAACGATGTTGACTATCCCCTCGATGTGGTGATCTATCCCAAAAACAGCTTTCACATGACCGAATACCGGCTTGAGAAAGAGGACATGGACGAAATCTCGCATCAGTGGAGTGCCCTGTTAGGCAACTCAGTCCGTAAGGTGCCGACCTATTGGATGGACCCTATTTTTGAGAAGGTAAAAGCGGCTCAACGATGA
- a CDS encoding hypothetical protein (KEGG: USO1; similar to S. cerevisiae USO1 (YDL058W) general    vesicular transport factor/vesicle docking protein) — MSFLRGVLTGLAIGYLTAPRSGKETRDKLTKNVNDLQSQWEEGVAQVKSQVDKLVGNAEAQANQFANQAENKFDQYKKEAQSTYNKEQAKADYNNTVDDAADSAKAGVNNVEDALKLY; from the coding sequence ATGAGCTTTTTGAGAGGAGTATTAACGGGCCTGGCCATCGGCTATCTAACGGCCCCACGCAGCGGTAAAGAAACCCGCGACAAGCTAACAAAGAATGTTAATGATTTACAGAGCCAGTGGGAAGAGGGTGTTGCTCAGGTGAAATCGCAAGTCGATAAGCTGGTAGGCAACGCCGAAGCGCAAGCCAATCAATTTGCCAATCAGGCGGAGAACAAATTTGACCAGTACAAAAAAGAGGCTCAATCAACCTACAATAAAGAGCAGGCGAAGGCTGATTACAATAACACAGTTGATGATGCGGCCGATTCGGCGAAAGCGGGCGTTAACAACGTAGAAGACGCATTGAAACTCTACTAG
- a CDS encoding hypothetical protein (KEGG: rso:RSc0115 putative hemagglutinin-related protein) — MDDHLRIQCQYPFRCLRATLICLSLLIGLTVSAWATGAIPSQAPAVLTISVSSATVCAGTSTTLTAAGCPATGLVRWSTTQVGSSIVVAPVQTTSYTATCAEASPSATTTTAAATVQVYPPIKISPIASLSVLCNGGKDGQVAINASGGTGVLQYQFNGQPFQSINSTFGNLAAGSYTVGVKDALGCQVQGTVEVKEPPALSATITTVSPSCLGRSDGGFIAFASGGVGDYRYLLNGSAPQISGTFINLKADTTYSLIVADKNNCVLFRDVKIAPTVPFSIKLTSTPTRCSGSADGIVTVSALGGGGNFQYRIGSGPLQTGSQFTGLAASSYEVTVVDGYNCEGRQTVVVGQPAPVQLTLTAIPVNCQGPNSGGIRITPTGGTGAVRYQLSTGSALQSNPVFTGIGVGEYTVVGVDANGCSGLASVTVGKADPLKIQAVSIAATCCVCATGGFRLSTTGGSGTARQYQIIGQPSQAGNTITGLRPNSYRLRVTDEAGCADTTVAVVTDGKALTLSVGKLKDVTCTGGNDGEAAIQVAGGTKPFTYYWATDRQDTLRPFVATQTGLVAGTYTVSVVDSNRCSSTTLFVPIKAQFPVPAKPTISAIGSSTLVADQSAGVQWYMRLGNEPGKAVPNATSATLTPFQTGQYYVIVTANGCPSAPSEPINFILTGLSEPVSSLSVRVIPNPVVDQLRLEIEQLERSAVRVELVDASGRLVMTGQLPAFSGKKRAEWPLTGVTSGSYLLKVNADTRQSVLRVLVE; from the coding sequence ATGGACGATCATTTACGGATACAGTGCCAGTACCCTTTTCGCTGCCTAAGGGCTACCCTGATTTGCCTGAGTCTGCTTATTGGGCTGACGGTATCGGCCTGGGCGACCGGAGCAATACCTTCTCAGGCACCAGCGGTACTTACAATATCGGTGAGTTCGGCTACCGTCTGTGCCGGAACCAGTACTACCCTGACGGCTGCGGGTTGCCCGGCAACCGGACTTGTTCGATGGTCAACGACACAGGTTGGGAGTAGCATCGTTGTCGCTCCTGTGCAAACGACTTCCTATACGGCTACCTGCGCAGAAGCCAGTCCATCAGCAACAACAACAACGGCTGCGGCTACCGTTCAGGTGTACCCACCCATCAAGATAAGTCCAATCGCTTCGTTGTCTGTATTGTGTAATGGCGGAAAGGATGGGCAGGTGGCGATTAATGCGAGTGGCGGTACGGGTGTATTGCAGTATCAGTTTAATGGTCAACCGTTCCAGTCGATAAACAGTACGTTCGGAAATTTGGCGGCTGGCAGCTACACCGTTGGTGTGAAGGATGCGCTGGGATGCCAGGTTCAGGGAACAGTAGAGGTGAAGGAGCCACCTGCATTGTCCGCAACGATCACTACTGTTTCACCAAGTTGCCTTGGCCGATCAGATGGTGGTTTTATTGCTTTTGCCTCGGGCGGGGTGGGCGATTACCGGTATCTGCTCAACGGAAGCGCACCCCAGATAAGTGGTACATTTATTAATCTAAAGGCCGATACAACCTATTCGCTCATCGTTGCTGATAAGAATAACTGCGTACTCTTTCGGGATGTAAAAATTGCCCCAACAGTTCCTTTCTCAATAAAACTGACATCAACGCCCACTCGCTGCTCCGGTTCTGCCGACGGAATCGTGACGGTCTCGGCCTTGGGCGGGGGGGGTAATTTTCAGTACCGAATCGGGAGCGGACCGTTACAGACCGGCTCGCAATTTACGGGGCTGGCCGCCAGTTCGTACGAAGTTACGGTGGTAGACGGGTATAACTGTGAGGGCCGGCAAACGGTAGTTGTCGGGCAGCCCGCACCGGTACAGTTGACGCTTACGGCCATTCCCGTAAACTGTCAGGGTCCAAACAGCGGAGGGATTCGAATTACACCAACGGGCGGTACCGGCGCGGTAAGGTATCAGCTGAGTACGGGAAGCGCTCTACAGAGTAACCCTGTGTTTACGGGTATTGGTGTAGGTGAGTACACCGTCGTTGGTGTAGATGCAAACGGCTGTTCAGGTCTTGCGTCTGTTACAGTTGGTAAAGCCGATCCGCTGAAAATCCAGGCGGTGTCTATTGCCGCTACCTGCTGTGTGTGCGCTACGGGTGGTTTCAGGCTTAGTACAACGGGCGGCAGTGGTACGGCCCGGCAATATCAGATTATCGGCCAACCGTCTCAGGCAGGCAATACCATTACCGGACTACGCCCCAATTCGTACCGGCTACGGGTGACCGATGAAGCCGGTTGTGCAGATACGACCGTGGCTGTAGTTACTGATGGAAAAGCACTCACACTGTCTGTTGGTAAACTCAAAGACGTAACCTGTACCGGGGGCAACGATGGAGAAGCGGCCATTCAGGTGGCGGGCGGTACCAAACCGTTTACGTATTATTGGGCAACCGACCGACAGGATACGCTTAGACCCTTTGTGGCTACCCAAACAGGCCTGGTTGCCGGGACTTATACGGTGAGCGTAGTTGACAGCAACCGGTGCTCCTCAACTACGCTTTTTGTACCGATAAAAGCTCAGTTTCCTGTACCTGCTAAACCAACCATTTCCGCAATCGGGAGTAGTACGCTGGTAGCCGACCAGTCGGCAGGTGTTCAGTGGTACATGCGATTGGGGAATGAGCCCGGTAAGGCTGTTCCCAACGCAACCAGTGCCACGTTGACGCCGTTCCAGACTGGACAATATTATGTAATTGTAACTGCAAACGGTTGTCCGTCAGCTCCTTCTGAGCCAATAAACTTTATTTTGACAGGCTTATCCGAACCCGTTTCGTCACTGTCCGTTCGGGTGATACCAAACCCTGTTGTGGACCAGTTACGGCTGGAAATTGAACAGCTTGAGCGGTCGGCCGTTAGGGTTGAGTTAGTAGATGCGTCGGGTCGACTCGTCATGACGGGTCAGTTACCAGCATTTTCGGGTAAAAAACGGGCCGAATGGCCGCTGACGGGCGTTACTAGCGGAAGTTACCTGCTGAAAGTGAACGCCGATACCCGTCAGTCGGTGCTGCGGGTTTTAGTGGAATAG
- a CDS encoding Domain of unknown function DUF2382-like protein (PFAM: Domain of unknown function DUF2382-like~KEGG: met:M446_3629 hypothetical protein): MAHTVVGVFDNATEAQKAVDELVDKGFSRSSIDLSAQTGDYSNSDLDDDDDSSVGGFFSSLFGSDDDNARRHTRVASRGSVVTVHAQTDDEAEQAADILDDNGAVDVDERASQYGYGNTGTQTTMGTTGTGFGTTDTTLGATGLGTDVTGVNYGDTTNRDLTTDNDQTIKVIQENLEVGKREVERGGVRVRSRIIERPVEESLRLREERVRVQRTPVNRPATEADLNAFQEGQIEMTEHAEVPVVSKTANVVEEISVGKEVNERVETIRDTVRSTDVEVENIDAPRTTDQGVTTNRTGTDYDDDLNTTSLNR, from the coding sequence ATGGCACACACAGTAGTTGGTGTATTCGACAACGCCACAGAAGCCCAAAAGGCAGTAGATGAGTTAGTAGACAAAGGATTTTCGCGCAGCAGCATTGATTTGTCAGCGCAAACAGGCGACTACTCAAATAGTGATCTGGACGACGATGATGATTCAAGCGTGGGCGGCTTTTTCAGTTCATTATTCGGTAGCGATGATGATAATGCCAGACGCCATACGCGGGTTGCCAGCCGTGGATCTGTAGTAACGGTACATGCTCAAACGGACGATGAGGCAGAGCAGGCCGCCGATATTCTTGATGATAATGGCGCTGTAGATGTAGACGAGCGGGCATCTCAGTACGGATACGGGAACACCGGAACCCAAACAACAATGGGCACTACCGGCACAGGCTTTGGCACAACAGATACCACGCTGGGCGCTACTGGGCTCGGTACGGATGTTACCGGTGTGAACTACGGCGATACCACAAACCGTGACTTGACAACCGACAACGATCAAACGATCAAGGTTATTCAGGAAAACCTGGAAGTAGGTAAGCGTGAAGTAGAGCGGGGTGGTGTTCGGGTACGGAGCCGTATCATCGAACGGCCGGTTGAAGAGAGCCTGCGTTTACGCGAAGAGCGTGTACGGGTTCAGCGGACACCCGTCAACCGTCCGGCTACGGAAGCTGATCTGAATGCATTTCAGGAAGGTCAGATTGAAATGACCGAACATGCTGAAGTTCCGGTGGTATCGAAAACGGCCAACGTCGTTGAAGAAATTTCAGTCGGAAAAGAGGTCAACGAACGCGTAGAAACCATTCGTGACACCGTTCGGAGTACGGATGTTGAAGTTGAAAACATCGACGCACCAAGAACAACCGATCAGGGTGTTACGACGAACCGCACAGGTACAGATTACGACGACGATCTGAACACCACATCGCTCAACCGATAA
- a CDS encoding Domain of unknown function DUF2382-like protein (PFAM: Domain of unknown function DUF2382-like~KEGG: avi:Avi_9104 hypothetical protein), whose protein sequence is MLSFSCDLNMMSNDTENNNQSYREASQQPELPANSEVVVIPVIEESLHVDKQLVETGKLRIVKRIHEEEQVIDLPLSREEFDVQHIAINEYVDMPPAVRYEGDTTVYPVLKEVLVIEKKLVLVEEVRVTRRLVTENEPQRVVLRKEEVSVERISDELERSAL, encoded by the coding sequence ATGCTCAGTTTCTCCTGCGATCTGAACATGATGAGCAACGATACAGAAAACAACAATCAATCCTACCGTGAGGCATCTCAGCAGCCGGAATTACCTGCCAATAGTGAGGTAGTGGTGATTCCGGTCATTGAAGAAAGTCTGCATGTTGATAAACAACTCGTAGAAACGGGTAAACTGCGGATTGTTAAGCGGATTCACGAAGAGGAGCAAGTGATTGATTTACCCTTGTCTCGTGAAGAATTTGATGTACAACATATTGCTATCAATGAGTACGTGGATATGCCACCAGCCGTTCGCTACGAAGGCGACACAACGGTATATCCAGTACTGAAGGAAGTTTTGGTTATTGAAAAAAAGTTGGTATTGGTTGAAGAAGTACGCGTAACCAGGCGACTGGTTACGGAAAATGAGCCACAGCGAGTGGTTCTCAGAAAAGAGGAAGTCAGTGTAGAACGGATTTCCGATGAACTTGAACGTTCGGCTTTGTAA
- a CDS encoding Phosphomannomutase (PFAM: phosphoglucomutase/phosphomannomutase alpha/beta/alpha domain I; phosphoglucomutase/phosphomannomutase alpha/beta/alpha domain III; phosphoglucomutase/phosphomannomutase ; phosphoglucomutase/phosphomannomutase alpha/beta/alpha domain II~KEGG: phosphoglucomutase/phosphomannomutase family protein ; K01840 phosphomannomutase), whose protein sequence is MTLIKSISGIRGTIGGRSGNGLTPLDVVKFTAAFGQWLRQRNPDQLTVVIGRDGRLSGEMVSKLVAATLQGLGLNVIDLGLSTTPTVEMAVPGENAAGGIILTASHNPIQWNALKLLNEAGEFISAQDGAEVLDIAENESFDFAEVRKLGKYHADETWLRKHIDQILTLPLVDRDAVASRNFKLVVDAVNSTGGIAVPMLLEALGVEHITKLHCEPTGNFAHNPEPLPENLRDIIKEMEKGNADLGIVVDPDVDRLALICEDGSAFGEEYTLVAVADYVLKNRPEGSSGNTVSNMSSTVALRDVTRKYGGEHFASAVGEVNVVEMMREKGALIGGEGNGGIIYPELHHGRDALVGIALFLTHLAKSGKSASMLRRTYPNYYISKNKIELTPDIDVDAVLERIQTKYARNPINTIDGVKIEFDKEWVHLRKSNTEPIIRIYSESDTLATADHLAGKIISDIREVLAEKR, encoded by the coding sequence GTGACATTAATTAAGTCTATTTCCGGGATTAGAGGAACGATTGGGGGGCGCAGCGGAAACGGACTGACGCCCCTGGATGTAGTCAAATTTACGGCTGCATTTGGCCAATGGCTCCGGCAACGTAACCCAGACCAACTAACGGTAGTTATTGGCCGGGATGGCCGGTTGTCGGGTGAGATGGTATCAAAACTGGTAGCCGCTACATTGCAGGGGCTTGGGCTGAACGTCATTGACCTTGGCCTGTCTACCACCCCAACGGTAGAAATGGCCGTACCGGGCGAAAACGCAGCGGGTGGCATTATTCTGACCGCCAGCCATAACCCGATTCAATGGAACGCGCTCAAGCTCCTTAACGAAGCCGGTGAGTTTATTTCGGCACAAGACGGGGCTGAAGTGCTCGATATTGCCGAGAATGAATCGTTTGATTTTGCCGAAGTTCGCAAGTTAGGCAAGTACCATGCCGACGAAACCTGGCTCCGGAAACACATTGACCAGATTCTGACACTTCCTCTGGTTGACCGGGATGCCGTTGCTTCCCGAAACTTCAAGCTTGTTGTGGATGCCGTTAACTCAACGGGTGGCATAGCGGTACCCATGCTGCTGGAAGCACTGGGCGTTGAACACATTACAAAACTACATTGCGAACCAACCGGCAACTTTGCCCATAATCCAGAACCTCTACCCGAAAACCTGCGCGACATCATTAAGGAAATGGAAAAAGGCAATGCCGACCTGGGCATTGTTGTCGACCCTGATGTTGACCGGCTGGCACTTATCTGTGAAGATGGATCAGCCTTTGGTGAGGAATACACATTGGTAGCGGTTGCCGACTATGTGTTGAAAAACCGGCCGGAAGGAAGTTCGGGAAATACTGTTTCCAATATGTCGAGCACCGTCGCCCTGCGTGATGTAACCCGAAAATATGGCGGAGAACATTTTGCCTCCGCCGTGGGCGAAGTGAATGTGGTGGAAATGATGCGCGAAAAAGGCGCGCTGATTGGCGGTGAAGGAAACGGCGGTATCATCTACCCCGAATTACACCACGGCCGCGATGCGCTGGTAGGTATTGCCCTTTTTCTGACCCATCTGGCAAAGTCCGGTAAATCAGCCTCGATGCTTCGCCGGACATACCCGAACTATTATATCTCTAAGAATAAAATAGAACTGACCCCCGATATTGACGTAGATGCGGTGCTGGAACGGATTCAAACCAAGTACGCCCGGAATCCGATCAACACTATCGACGGCGTCAAGATTGAATTCGATAAAGAGTGGGTTCACCTGCGCAAATCGAATACCGAACCCATCATCCGGATTTATTCTGAATCGGATACGCTGGCCACAGCCGACCATCTGGCCGGAAAAATCATCAGCGATATCCGGGAAGTGCTGGCGGAGAAACGTTAA